DNA sequence from the Caldalkalibacillus salinus genome:
CGGCATCTGTGGCATGTAGCTCGACAATTCCTTTCACAACTGGCACGGGATTTCCTTCTTGAAAAATAACCGGTCCATAAAAGCCCATAATCATACCGAGCAACAAACACGTCACCACCACGGTGGATAGAACCAGCACCACTTTACGTTTTAATCGTTTTATGATGTGATGCTCACCCTGAGGAGATACCTCCACTTGTTCTTCTTTATTCGGAGTATGTATCGCCTCTGTTCCATGTTGTAGCATCTCTCGACAAACAGGACACTCTTTAATATGTTTTTCTATTAACGTGTTACTCTCCTCGCTCGTTAAGTCATCCAAGTATGAAGGCATCAAATCTTGTATGACTTGACAGCTTATTTTATTCACATCGATTC
Encoded proteins:
- a CDS encoding zf-HC2 domain-containing protein, with product MNKISCQVIQDLMPSYLDDLTSEESNTLIEKHIKECPVCREMLQHGTEAIHTPNKEEQVEVSPQGEHHIIKRLKRKVVLVLSTVVVTCLLLGMIMGFYGPVIFQEGNPVPVVKGIVELHATDAAYAQISDGPRRYISIYKPSENHYDVIKSYLAQDGWRYKEQMGSGLVFEKDGETKVVETRLFTKHYYIWTLPEQHTKEYTRE